One Phycisphaeraceae bacterium genomic window carries:
- a CDS encoding citrate synthase (catalyzes the formation of citrate from acetyl-CoA and oxaloacetate) has protein sequence MTTAAAKGLEGVVAAETEMSFIDGEKGVLEYVGIDIDSLARHSTFEETVFLLWNRRLPKKAELEAFNKNLRSHYAIPAELMTLLRQMPKSAQPMHMLRTMVSAMAMLDKDPNNIELGEYRRKATILLAQTPTIIAAFDRIRNGKEPIAPDHNLSFAANFLYMLNGEKPTATMERAFDACMILHADHGLNASTFTSLVITSTLSDFYSSMTGAIGALRGPLHGGANEGVMVTLREIGSLDKVDAFVADALANKKKIMGFGHRVYKAYDPRAKYLKTLAEQLSKDTGNEELYKMSKRIEDAMHAAVSAKGIYPNVDFYSATMYHSLGLKLDLFTPMFAMSRISGWAGHNLEQLSDNRLIRPKAAYVGPHGVKYVPLNERG, from the coding sequence ATGACTACAGCCGCAGCCAAGGGCCTCGAAGGGGTCGTCGCCGCCGAAACCGAGATGTCTTTCATCGACGGCGAGAAGGGCGTTCTCGAATACGTCGGCATCGACATCGATTCGCTCGCCCGGCACAGCACCTTCGAGGAGACGGTCTTCCTTCTGTGGAACCGTCGCCTGCCGAAGAAGGCCGAGCTCGAGGCGTTCAACAAGAACCTGCGCTCGCACTACGCGATCCCGGCCGAGCTGATGACCCTCCTGCGCCAGATGCCCAAGTCCGCGCAGCCGATGCACATGCTCCGGACGATGGTGTCCGCCATGGCCATGCTCGACAAGGACCCCAACAACATCGAGCTGGGCGAGTACCGGCGCAAGGCGACGATCCTCCTCGCGCAGACCCCCACCATCATCGCGGCGTTCGACCGCATCCGAAACGGCAAGGAGCCGATCGCCCCCGATCACAACCTCTCCTTCGCCGCCAACTTCCTCTACATGCTCAACGGCGAGAAGCCGACCGCGACCATGGAGCGCGCCTTCGACGCGTGCATGATCCTCCACGCCGACCACGGGCTCAACGCCAGCACCTTCACCTCGCTGGTCATCACCTCGACGCTCTCGGACTTCTACTCCTCGATGACCGGCGCGATCGGCGCGCTGCGCGGGCCGCTGCACGGCGGCGCGAACGAGGGCGTGATGGTCACGCTGCGCGAGATCGGCTCCCTCGACAAGGTCGACGCCTTCGTCGCCGACGCGCTCGCCAACAAGAAGAAGATCATGGGCTTCGGGCACCGCGTCTACAAGGCCTACGACCCGCGCGCCAAGTACCTCAAGACCCTCGCCGAGCAGCTCTCCAAGGACACCGGCAACGAAGAGCTCTACAAGATGAGCAAACGCATCGAGGACGCGATGCACGCCGCCGTCTCCGCCAAGGGCATCTACCCCAACGTCGACTTCTACTCCGCCACCATGTACCACTCGCTCGGGCTCAAGCTCGACCTCTTCACCCCGATGTTCGCCATGAGCCGCATCTCCGGCTGGGCTGGCCACAACCTCGAGCAGCTCTCCGACAACCGGCTCATCCGCCCCAAGGCGGCGTACGTCGGCCCCCACGGCGTCAAGTACGTCCCCCTCAACGAGCGCGGCTGA